One Oncorhynchus keta strain PuntledgeMale-10-30-2019 chromosome 11, Oket_V2, whole genome shotgun sequence DNA window includes the following coding sequences:
- the LOC118390546 gene encoding platelet-derived growth factor receptor beta-like isoform X1, with protein MWRGTLPRVLSIHTGTMELGLAKSLPLVAIFTVLLQFCPEVFSLELSPSEKEVILSTNSSFTVVCSGWSKVTWKSPHDPSLEGVAVEDRGTTSVLVLHNVTWRHSGNYICEEPSTEEAKDISVFVPDPEEWFLPLEQAVVMKEGEEGTIPCVVTDPGINVTLYERASKARVEGTYHPSKGFTAILKDSSYICRGAMNGEEKASQVYYVYSIVVPKSMNAFMTLSKTVLKQGEALMVNCTVEEAEMVYFEWDFPRKETIEPLTDFLSEIRIRSFLNISSVTLEDSGQYICRVQHPFSGKSAMDNLTVTVLERGFVDLEPSINTNVSALQYQSVALTVQIEAFPKPQVLWTRDNTTLTGETVSIDTREVHETSYLSTLTLVRVRMEQRGLYTVQVANEDDVKEITFDLQVKSSPKIIDLSDQHIDQGHGVLCVTEGVPTPTVHWYSCESIGKCSNKTTAWKSLSADQENVSIQMNVSYIEASGVNQVRSLLTFQTMGGITSVRCEARNERGRRAWDIKLVSNSLFSQVAVLAAVLALVVIAVIFLIILIALWRKKPRYEIRWKVIESVSSDGHKYTYMDPMHLPYDCVWEVPRDSLVLGHTLGSGAFGRVVEATAYGLGHSQSTTKVAVKMLKSTARTSETQALISELKIMSHLGPHLNIVNLLGACTKRGPIYLITEYCCYGDLVDYLHRNKHTFLQYYADKNRRDADMCRNSTESTVQIQGKSECDGGYMDMTKEDSLNYVPMQELSDNIKYADIETSVNETPYHQDNNYQGQGQERADVALSISDSPILSYTDLVGFSYQVAKGMDFLASKNCVHRDLAARNVLICEGKLVKICDFGLARDVMNDSNYIAKGKTFLPLKWMAPESIFQNLYTTLSDVWSFGILLSEIFTLGGTPYPDIPMNEQFYTALKRGYRMPKPAHATDEIYDIMCKCWDEKFKKRPLFSSLVNLTGNLLTDAYKKKYTQVNESFLKSDHHAAIRSKPIPAGNPAVSSDDPSSGDRMGQETGEIEETGTEAGPSQTDYIIAIPDIHVAEEAEAGGEVLDTATQSTSSPPNTTDQADTASLDGPEAPQEEPVPTEEAVLAPTQEDKLPQSPCTPEVEESFL; from the exons ATGTGGAGAGGAACTCTCCCAAG AGTGTTATCAATTCACACCGGCACTATGGAGCTGGGCTTGGCAAAGTCTCTGCCTTTGGTGGCCATCTTTACAG TGCTGCTGCAGTTTTGTCCAGAGGTCTTCAGTctggagctcagccccagtgagaAGGAGGTCATACTGAGCACCAACTCCTCCTTCACGGTGGTCTGTTCTGGTTGGAGCAAGGTGACCTGGAAGTCTCCCCACGACCCCAGCCTGGAGGGAGTGGCTGTGGAGGACAGGGGAACCACCAGTGTGCTGGTCCTCCACAACGTCACCTGGAGGCACTCTGGGAACTATATCTGTGAAGAGCCCTCTACAGAGGAGGCCAAGGACATATCAGTGTTTGTACCAG ACCCTGAGGAATGGTTTCTTCCCCTGGAGCAAGCAGTAGtgatgaaggagggagaggaaggtacCATTCCCTGCGTGGTTACTGACCCTGGCATTAACGTGACCCTGTACGAGCGGGCCAGCAAGGCCCGTGTGGAGGGAACATACCACCCCAGTAAAGGGTTCACCGCCATCCTGAAAGACAGCTCCTACATCTGCCGAGGTGCCATGAACGGAGAGGAGAAGGCGTCCCAGGTGTAttatgtctacagcattgtgg TCCCCAAATCCATGAACGCCTTCATGACACTCTCAAAGACGGTGCTGAAACAAGGCGAGGCCTTAATGGTTAATTGTACTGTAGAAGAAGCAGAGATGGTTTACTTCGAATGGGATTTTCCTCGTAAAGAG ACAATTGAGCCACTGACAGACTTTCTATCGGAGATTAGAATCCGCTCCTTCTTGAACATCTCCAGTGTTACTCTGGAGGACTCTGGCCAGTACATCTGCCGAGTGCAGCACCCTTTTTCCGGAAAGTCAGCCATGGATAATCTCACTGTCACTGTTCTGG AACGGGGCTTTGTGGATTTGGAACCCTCCATCAACACCAATGTTTCAGCGCTGCAGTATCAGAGCGTTGCGCTCACAGTGCAGATCGAAGCGTTTCCCAAACCTCAGGTGCTCTGGACCAGAGACAACACCACCCTTACTGGGGAAACTGTCTCCATTGACACCAGAGAGGTGCATGAGACCAG TTACCTCAGTACTCTGACCTTGGTACGGGTCCGGATGGAACAGAGGGGGCTCTACACTGTCCAGGTGGCCAATGAAGACGACGTCAAGGAGATAACCTTTGATCTTCAAGTCAAGT CTTCCCCGAAGATAATAGATTTGTCTGACCAGCACATAGACCAGGGCCACGGAGTGCTCTGTGTCACAGAGGGGGTCCCCACACCCACCGTCCACTGGTACAGCTGTGAAAGCATTGGAAA ATGCAGTAATAAGACCACAGCATGGAAGTCTCTGTCGGCTGACCAAGAGAACGTCAGCATCCAGATGAACGTCAGCTACATCGAGGCCTCAGGGGTCAACCAAGTCCGCAGCCTTTTGACCTTCCAGACCATGGGGGGTATTACATCAGTACGCTGTGAAGCCCGCAACGAGAGAGGGCGCAGGGCCTGGGACATCAAACTGGTCTCGAACT CTCTGTTCTCCCAGGTGGCTGTCTTGGCTGCAGTGTTAGCCCTGGTGGTCATTGCCGTCATcttcctcatcatcctcatcgCCCTTTGGAGAAAG AAGCCCCGGTATGAGATCCGTTGGAAGGTGATCGAGTCAGTGAGCTCAGATGGCCATAAGTACACCTACATGGACCCCATGCACCTGCCATATGACTGTGTCTGGGAGGTTCCCCGGGATAGCCTGGTCCTGG GTCACACTCTGGGTTCTGGAGCATTTGGGAGGGTCGTGGAGGCCACAGCCTATGGCCTTGGTCACTCTCAGTCCACCACCAAAGTGGCTGTGAAGATGCTCAAGT CCACAGCAAGGACAAGTGAGACTCAGGCTCTGATATCTGAGCTGAAGATAATGAGTCACCTTGGGCCCCATCTAAACATCGTCAACCTACTGGGGGCTTGTACGAAACGAG GTCCCATTTACCTCATAACTGAGtactgttgctatggtgacctgGTTGACTACCTTCACCGCAATAAGCATACCTTCCTGCAGTACTACGCAGACAAAAACCGCAGGGATGCTGATATGTGCAGGAACAGCACAGAGAGTACAGTCCAAATCCAGGGAAAAAG TGAGTGCGATGGGGGTTACATGGACATGACCAAGGAAGATTCTTTAAATTATGTCCCAATGCAAGAGCTGAGTGACAACATCAAGTATGCAGACATCGAGACTTCAGTCAATGAGACACCCTACCATCAGGACAACAACTACCAAGGACAAG GCCAAGAGAGAGCAGACGTCGCGTTGTCTATCAGTGACTCCCCAATTCTGAGCTACACAGATCTGGTGGGCTTTAGCTACCAAGTGGCTAAGGGCATGGACTTCCTGGCATCCAAGAAT TGTGTTCATCGTGACCTGGCTGCCAGAAATGTTCTCATCTGCGAGGGAAAGCTGGTGAAGATCTGTGATTTTGGCCTGGCCCGTGATGTCATGAACGACTCCAACTACATAGCCAAAGGCAAA ACATTCCTGCCACTGAAGTGGATGGCTCCAGAGAGTATCTTCCAGAACCTCTACACAACCTTGAGCGATGTTTGGTCTTTTGGCATTCTGCTTTCAGAGATCTTTACTCTAG GAGGAACGCCCTATCCTGACATTCCCATGAATGAACAGTTCTACACTGCCTTGAAGAGAGGCTACAGGATGCCTAAACCTGCTCATGCTACAGACGAGAT CTATGATATCATGTGCAAGTGTTGGGATGAGAAATTCAAGAAGAGgccactcttctcctctctggttaaTTTGACGGGAAACCTGCTGACTGATGCTTACAAAAAG AAATACACCCAGGTGAATGAGAGCTTTCTGAAGAGCGACCACCATGCTGCAATCAGGTCCAAACCTATACCAGCAGGGAACCCGGCTGTGTCTTCAGATGACCCCTCCTCAGGGGATCGAATGGGTCAGGAGacaggggagatagaggagactgGGACGGAGGCTGGCCCCTCCCAGACTGACTACATAATCGCCATCCCAGATATCCATGTAGCCGAAGAGGCAGAAGCAGGTGGTGAGGTGCTGGACACCGCCACACAGAGTACATCAAG TCCTCCAAACACAACCGACCAGGCTGATACAGCCTCCCTGGATGGACCAGAAGCACCCCAAGAAGAACCAGTACCCACAGAGGAAGCGGTGCTTGCCCCCACGCAAGAAGACAAGCTCCCCCAGTCTCCATGTACCCCTGAAGTGGAGGAGAGTTTCCTGTAG
- the LOC118390546 gene encoding platelet-derived growth factor receptor beta-like isoform X2 yields MELGLAKSLPLVAIFTVLLQFCPEVFSLELSPSEKEVILSTNSSFTVVCSGWSKVTWKSPHDPSLEGVAVEDRGTTSVLVLHNVTWRHSGNYICEEPSTEEAKDISVFVPDPEEWFLPLEQAVVMKEGEEGTIPCVVTDPGINVTLYERASKARVEGTYHPSKGFTAILKDSSYICRGAMNGEEKASQVYYVYSIVVPKSMNAFMTLSKTVLKQGEALMVNCTVEEAEMVYFEWDFPRKETIEPLTDFLSEIRIRSFLNISSVTLEDSGQYICRVQHPFSGKSAMDNLTVTVLERGFVDLEPSINTNVSALQYQSVALTVQIEAFPKPQVLWTRDNTTLTGETVSIDTREVHETSYLSTLTLVRVRMEQRGLYTVQVANEDDVKEITFDLQVKSSPKIIDLSDQHIDQGHGVLCVTEGVPTPTVHWYSCESIGKCSNKTTAWKSLSADQENVSIQMNVSYIEASGVNQVRSLLTFQTMGGITSVRCEARNERGRRAWDIKLVSNSLFSQVAVLAAVLALVVIAVIFLIILIALWRKKPRYEIRWKVIESVSSDGHKYTYMDPMHLPYDCVWEVPRDSLVLGHTLGSGAFGRVVEATAYGLGHSQSTTKVAVKMLKSTARTSETQALISELKIMSHLGPHLNIVNLLGACTKRGPIYLITEYCCYGDLVDYLHRNKHTFLQYYADKNRRDADMCRNSTESTVQIQGKSECDGGYMDMTKEDSLNYVPMQELSDNIKYADIETSVNETPYHQDNNYQGQGQERADVALSISDSPILSYTDLVGFSYQVAKGMDFLASKNCVHRDLAARNVLICEGKLVKICDFGLARDVMNDSNYIAKGKTFLPLKWMAPESIFQNLYTTLSDVWSFGILLSEIFTLGGTPYPDIPMNEQFYTALKRGYRMPKPAHATDEIYDIMCKCWDEKFKKRPLFSSLVNLTGNLLTDAYKKKYTQVNESFLKSDHHAAIRSKPIPAGNPAVSSDDPSSGDRMGQETGEIEETGTEAGPSQTDYIIAIPDIHVAEEAEAGGEVLDTATQSTSSPPNTTDQADTASLDGPEAPQEEPVPTEEAVLAPTQEDKLPQSPCTPEVEESFL; encoded by the exons ATGGAGCTGGGCTTGGCAAAGTCTCTGCCTTTGGTGGCCATCTTTACAG TGCTGCTGCAGTTTTGTCCAGAGGTCTTCAGTctggagctcagccccagtgagaAGGAGGTCATACTGAGCACCAACTCCTCCTTCACGGTGGTCTGTTCTGGTTGGAGCAAGGTGACCTGGAAGTCTCCCCACGACCCCAGCCTGGAGGGAGTGGCTGTGGAGGACAGGGGAACCACCAGTGTGCTGGTCCTCCACAACGTCACCTGGAGGCACTCTGGGAACTATATCTGTGAAGAGCCCTCTACAGAGGAGGCCAAGGACATATCAGTGTTTGTACCAG ACCCTGAGGAATGGTTTCTTCCCCTGGAGCAAGCAGTAGtgatgaaggagggagaggaaggtacCATTCCCTGCGTGGTTACTGACCCTGGCATTAACGTGACCCTGTACGAGCGGGCCAGCAAGGCCCGTGTGGAGGGAACATACCACCCCAGTAAAGGGTTCACCGCCATCCTGAAAGACAGCTCCTACATCTGCCGAGGTGCCATGAACGGAGAGGAGAAGGCGTCCCAGGTGTAttatgtctacagcattgtgg TCCCCAAATCCATGAACGCCTTCATGACACTCTCAAAGACGGTGCTGAAACAAGGCGAGGCCTTAATGGTTAATTGTACTGTAGAAGAAGCAGAGATGGTTTACTTCGAATGGGATTTTCCTCGTAAAGAG ACAATTGAGCCACTGACAGACTTTCTATCGGAGATTAGAATCCGCTCCTTCTTGAACATCTCCAGTGTTACTCTGGAGGACTCTGGCCAGTACATCTGCCGAGTGCAGCACCCTTTTTCCGGAAAGTCAGCCATGGATAATCTCACTGTCACTGTTCTGG AACGGGGCTTTGTGGATTTGGAACCCTCCATCAACACCAATGTTTCAGCGCTGCAGTATCAGAGCGTTGCGCTCACAGTGCAGATCGAAGCGTTTCCCAAACCTCAGGTGCTCTGGACCAGAGACAACACCACCCTTACTGGGGAAACTGTCTCCATTGACACCAGAGAGGTGCATGAGACCAG TTACCTCAGTACTCTGACCTTGGTACGGGTCCGGATGGAACAGAGGGGGCTCTACACTGTCCAGGTGGCCAATGAAGACGACGTCAAGGAGATAACCTTTGATCTTCAAGTCAAGT CTTCCCCGAAGATAATAGATTTGTCTGACCAGCACATAGACCAGGGCCACGGAGTGCTCTGTGTCACAGAGGGGGTCCCCACACCCACCGTCCACTGGTACAGCTGTGAAAGCATTGGAAA ATGCAGTAATAAGACCACAGCATGGAAGTCTCTGTCGGCTGACCAAGAGAACGTCAGCATCCAGATGAACGTCAGCTACATCGAGGCCTCAGGGGTCAACCAAGTCCGCAGCCTTTTGACCTTCCAGACCATGGGGGGTATTACATCAGTACGCTGTGAAGCCCGCAACGAGAGAGGGCGCAGGGCCTGGGACATCAAACTGGTCTCGAACT CTCTGTTCTCCCAGGTGGCTGTCTTGGCTGCAGTGTTAGCCCTGGTGGTCATTGCCGTCATcttcctcatcatcctcatcgCCCTTTGGAGAAAG AAGCCCCGGTATGAGATCCGTTGGAAGGTGATCGAGTCAGTGAGCTCAGATGGCCATAAGTACACCTACATGGACCCCATGCACCTGCCATATGACTGTGTCTGGGAGGTTCCCCGGGATAGCCTGGTCCTGG GTCACACTCTGGGTTCTGGAGCATTTGGGAGGGTCGTGGAGGCCACAGCCTATGGCCTTGGTCACTCTCAGTCCACCACCAAAGTGGCTGTGAAGATGCTCAAGT CCACAGCAAGGACAAGTGAGACTCAGGCTCTGATATCTGAGCTGAAGATAATGAGTCACCTTGGGCCCCATCTAAACATCGTCAACCTACTGGGGGCTTGTACGAAACGAG GTCCCATTTACCTCATAACTGAGtactgttgctatggtgacctgGTTGACTACCTTCACCGCAATAAGCATACCTTCCTGCAGTACTACGCAGACAAAAACCGCAGGGATGCTGATATGTGCAGGAACAGCACAGAGAGTACAGTCCAAATCCAGGGAAAAAG TGAGTGCGATGGGGGTTACATGGACATGACCAAGGAAGATTCTTTAAATTATGTCCCAATGCAAGAGCTGAGTGACAACATCAAGTATGCAGACATCGAGACTTCAGTCAATGAGACACCCTACCATCAGGACAACAACTACCAAGGACAAG GCCAAGAGAGAGCAGACGTCGCGTTGTCTATCAGTGACTCCCCAATTCTGAGCTACACAGATCTGGTGGGCTTTAGCTACCAAGTGGCTAAGGGCATGGACTTCCTGGCATCCAAGAAT TGTGTTCATCGTGACCTGGCTGCCAGAAATGTTCTCATCTGCGAGGGAAAGCTGGTGAAGATCTGTGATTTTGGCCTGGCCCGTGATGTCATGAACGACTCCAACTACATAGCCAAAGGCAAA ACATTCCTGCCACTGAAGTGGATGGCTCCAGAGAGTATCTTCCAGAACCTCTACACAACCTTGAGCGATGTTTGGTCTTTTGGCATTCTGCTTTCAGAGATCTTTACTCTAG GAGGAACGCCCTATCCTGACATTCCCATGAATGAACAGTTCTACACTGCCTTGAAGAGAGGCTACAGGATGCCTAAACCTGCTCATGCTACAGACGAGAT CTATGATATCATGTGCAAGTGTTGGGATGAGAAATTCAAGAAGAGgccactcttctcctctctggttaaTTTGACGGGAAACCTGCTGACTGATGCTTACAAAAAG AAATACACCCAGGTGAATGAGAGCTTTCTGAAGAGCGACCACCATGCTGCAATCAGGTCCAAACCTATACCAGCAGGGAACCCGGCTGTGTCTTCAGATGACCCCTCCTCAGGGGATCGAATGGGTCAGGAGacaggggagatagaggagactgGGACGGAGGCTGGCCCCTCCCAGACTGACTACATAATCGCCATCCCAGATATCCATGTAGCCGAAGAGGCAGAAGCAGGTGGTGAGGTGCTGGACACCGCCACACAGAGTACATCAAG TCCTCCAAACACAACCGACCAGGCTGATACAGCCTCCCTGGATGGACCAGAAGCACCCCAAGAAGAACCAGTACCCACAGAGGAAGCGGTGCTTGCCCCCACGCAAGAAGACAAGCTCCCCCAGTCTCCATGTACCCCTGAAGTGGAGGAGAGTTTCCTGTAG